The DNA region GATGCTTTCGCCGACCTGACCGGCGCCGATGATGATTACGCGCACGGCGCACCCTCACCTCTGTTCATATCACTCGACCGTCGTCCGCCTACATTTGTCTTTTCTTCTGGAGAACGCGCGGCGGTCGGTCGACGCCGGGTCGGTGCGCGCTCACGCACCGGTTCGGTGCGTGCCCACATCCCAGTCCGAGACGCGCTCACACGCCGCTCGGCCGTTCGCGGACGGTGAGCGTCACCGAGCGCTCCCGGCCTTCGAGATCGGTGACGACGCGTTCGACGACGCGTTCGGCCTCCTTGACGACGAGCGGTTTTATCTTGTCGATGACCCAGTCGAAGGAGACGAACATCGGGAGGTCCAGCGCTCCGTGGGCGCTGTCGGGGTCGAACTCGACCTCGAACAGCACGCGGCACGCCGTCTCGGCGTCCGGCGGCGCGTTCTCGGGGAGTTCCTCCAGCGGCTCGACGAGCCAGCGGCCCTCCGCGTCGATGGTCTTCGTGAGTCGCCACTCGATGCGATTCGGCGGGTCGAGTTCCGTCACCTCCGAGTGGGCGGTGTAACTCAGTTTCCACCACTCGAACCGGAGCGCGTACTCCGTCCCCGGCACGCCGTCGCCATCGGCACGCACGTCGGTGAGGTACTTCGAGTAGTTCGCGTATCTGGGGAAATCGACGAGGAACTCGTACACCTCCTCGGACGGGAGGTAGACGACCGTCGAGACGGCTATCTCGTCCACGACAACAGATGTAGAGCCGACGGGGTAAGCGTTGCGGAGCCGTGTGTTTCGACGCGTATCCGCCCGGTGGCCGGTGTAGCCGTCGTGTGGCCGGGTACCGCCGGGACCGCGAGCATGGTCGTACGTACCGCGTTCGGCGTATCGTGGTCGTGTGTATCGCGTTCATCTGAACCGTGGTCGTGTATACCGTGTTACTGACACTCATTTAGGCGTGCCTAACAATCGACGCTTTTATCTGATTTAGGCGAACCTAAACAGATATGCGACGACGAAAGTATCTCGGCCTCGGCGCGGGTGCGCTCGTGACGGCACTCGCTGGCTGTTCGGACACCTCGGACGAGTCGACGCCCGCGGAGGGGACGGGTACGTCCGGCGACGCTTCGGGAACCGAGGAGTCGACGGGGAACGGCTCGGAGACGGGAACGGAGAACGGTGAGAGCGGGTCGTACACCGTCTCGATGGCACCCGTCGGCGACGTGACGTTCGACTCCGTTCCGGAAAAGTGGCTCGTCTACGAGGCGGGCTACGCCGACATGGGCGTCGCGCTCGGGCAGGCCGACGGACTGCTCGCCGTCGGCAACAAACCGCGCTACTACACCCGCTACTACGACGAACTCGACGGCGTGAGCGTCGACAGCGGATCGCTGACGCAGTTGCTCGGCGACGGGTCGCAGATAGACAAGGAACTGCTCTACGAACTGAACGCCGACGTCCACCTCGTCGACCCGAACTGGCTGATAAGCGGCTCCGGGTTCGGTCTGGAGCAGGCGGACATCGACGAACTCGACGAGAACGTCGCGCCCTTTATCGGCAACACCATCTTCCGGCGGACCGACACCGAGTGGCACGACTACGAGTACTACACGATGTACGAGGCGTTCGAGAAGGTCGCACAGGTGTTCCAGCAGGAGGAACGCTACCAGCAGTTCAAATCGGTGCACGACGACTACGTCGAGTCGGTACAGTCCGAACTGCCGCCGGAGGGAGAGCGGCCGAACGCGCTCTTGACCTTCGGCGCGGGCGACGAACCCGAGGAGTTCTCCCCGTACCGTCTCACCGACGAGGGGACGAACAAGAAGCAGTTCCACGACCTCGGTATCGGTGACGCGCTCGAAGGCACCGGCGTCGACGGCCTCTCGACGAGCGACCGCGGCACCATCGACTACGAGACGATGCTCGAAGTCGACCCCGACGTCCTGCTCGTCCGCGGACACGAGGACAAGACCGCTGACGAGTTCGCGAACACGGTTCTGTCGTTCATGCAGAACCACGACGTCGCGAGCGAACTGACCGCCGTCCAAAACGAGATGGTGTTCCGCGGCGGCCCCATCTACCAGGGGCCGATTCAGCACCTGTTCACGCTCGAACGCGCCGCGAAGGACTTCTTCCCGGAGACGTTCGAGGGTGACCTCTTCGACCGGAGCGCCGTGTCGGACGCCATCTCCGGTTGAGGCATCCGAAAGGAGGCGCGGACGCCGACCGGACCGCGCACTGCTCTCCCCCGTTTGCTCGCTTCTCTCTCCTCCCCCCTCCAGCCCTCACTCCGTGGGTCGCGCTCCCGAGAGTGTCATTCGTTCCCGAGAGCGTCACTCGCTCCCGAAAGTATCACTCGTTCTCGTCCGACGGCGCGTCGTAGACGGTGTCTGCGATTCGCGACGCGGCGGCGGTGCTCTCGACGCCGGGGCCGACGCGTCCCCCGCGTTCGACGCCATCCAACTCGAAGACGGTCAGGTCCCCGTCGCCGGTGACGACGACTTCGTAATCGAGGTAGATGAAGCCGATTCGAACCTTCGACTCCGTGGCCTGGCGCCGTCGCGCGAAGAGGTTGTCGAGCGCGTCGGCGTCGAGGT from Haloprofundus halobius includes:
- a CDS encoding HalOD1 output domain-containing protein, producing the protein MSDDDADSGSSGLVSTVSLDEYGTVTEAVVTTIATIEGVTTHELPPLRTYLDADALDNLFARRRQATESKVRIGFIYLDYEVVVTGDGDLTVFELDGVERGGRVGPGVESTAAASRIADTVYDAPSDENE
- a CDS encoding type II toxin-antitoxin system RatA family toxin, producing the protein MDEIAVSTVVYLPSEEVYEFLVDFPRYANYSKYLTDVRADGDGVPGTEYALRFEWWKLSYTAHSEVTELDPPNRIEWRLTKTIDAEGRWLVEPLEELPENAPPDAETACRVLFEVEFDPDSAHGALDLPMFVSFDWVIDKIKPLVVKEAERVVERVVTDLEGRERSVTLTVRERPSGV
- a CDS encoding ABC transporter substrate-binding protein, yielding MRRRKYLGLGAGALVTALAGCSDTSDESTPAEGTGTSGDASGTEESTGNGSETGTENGESGSYTVSMAPVGDVTFDSVPEKWLVYEAGYADMGVALGQADGLLAVGNKPRYYTRYYDELDGVSVDSGSLTQLLGDGSQIDKELLYELNADVHLVDPNWLISGSGFGLEQADIDELDENVAPFIGNTIFRRTDTEWHDYEYYTMYEAFEKVAQVFQQEERYQQFKSVHDDYVESVQSELPPEGERPNALLTFGAGDEPEEFSPYRLTDEGTNKKQFHDLGIGDALEGTGVDGLSTSDRGTIDYETMLEVDPDVLLVRGHEDKTADEFANTVLSFMQNHDVASELTAVQNEMVFRGGPIYQGPIQHLFTLERAAKDFFPETFEGDLFDRSAVSDAISG